A single region of the Candidatus Binatia bacterium genome encodes:
- a CDS encoding VCBS repeat-containing protein: protein MRFPWNSLAVATVGLVAVPGCGLFGSGKPSAAGPRAPVQYTSTSQGLPKSRIWKSQFAFGDINGDGNPDIGVVSRLADGPYIFVGDGKGNWTDASNGLPREAYCGGGMDFGDANNDGKMDVAIADHCKGVFVYLGDGTGNWRNASAGLPTVGSEDVAVGDFNKDGCLDLAIVAASEEGVRAFTGDCKGVWRESSKGLSQTEWGNAVEIDDVDGDGNLDVVAAYSAGPRVWRGNGKGSWTEASEGMPAPEIHGLYWGIAVGDVNGDGKLDVASGAAIPGAEVFIQESGPAGIRWRKANEGIIPMNALGVALGDLNNDQKTDLVVVGKSNLEEIGGVYGVFVFHGDGTGNWQLQKNNGLPTDGRERTWGTAVADVNRDGVLDIGVAFGDVLSPTWRSGKADPTKEKGKDDKKAKGPERGMYGAIEVWDGSIDK, encoded by the coding sequence GGTTCCGGCAAGCCCTCCGCCGCCGGCCCCAGAGCCCCGGTTCAGTATACGAGCACCAGTCAGGGGCTGCCAAAATCGAGAATATGGAAGTCTCAGTTCGCCTTCGGCGACATCAACGGCGACGGCAACCCTGACATCGGCGTCGTTTCGCGCCTCGCCGATGGGCCCTATATCTTCGTGGGCGACGGCAAGGGCAACTGGACCGATGCATCCAACGGGCTACCCCGCGAGGCCTACTGCGGTGGCGGCATGGACTTTGGCGACGCCAACAACGACGGCAAGATGGACGTTGCCATCGCCGACCACTGCAAGGGCGTCTTCGTGTATCTTGGCGACGGCACCGGCAACTGGCGCAACGCCTCCGCAGGACTCCCCACCGTGGGCTCCGAAGACGTCGCCGTCGGCGACTTCAATAAAGACGGCTGCCTCGACCTTGCGATCGTCGCCGCTTCCGAGGAGGGCGTGCGCGCCTTCACCGGCGACTGCAAAGGGGTCTGGCGTGAAAGCTCTAAAGGTCTTTCGCAAACCGAATGGGGCAATGCAGTGGAAATCGACGATGTCGACGGCGACGGCAACCTCGACGTCGTCGCCGCCTACTCGGCCGGCCCCCGAGTATGGCGCGGCAACGGCAAAGGCAGCTGGACGGAAGCATCAGAAGGGATGCCTGCCCCCGAGATCCACGGCTTATACTGGGGCATCGCCGTCGGCGACGTCAACGGCGATGGCAAGCTCGACGTGGCCTCCGGCGCCGCTATCCCGGGCGCCGAGGTGTTCATCCAGGAATCCGGCCCCGCAGGCATCCGCTGGCGCAAGGCGAACGAAGGCATAATCCCGATGAATGCCCTGGGCGTTGCCCTCGGCGACCTCAACAACGACCAGAAGACAGATCTAGTCGTGGTCGGCAAGTCCAACCTCGAAGAGATCGGAGGCGTCTACGGCGTCTTCGTCTTCCATGGCGACGGCACCGGAAACTGGCAGCTTCAAAAGAACAACGGTCTTCCCACCGACGGCCGTGAACGCACCTGGGGCACCGCCGTTGCCGATGTCAACCGCGATGGCGTACTCGACATCGGCGTCGCCTTCGGCGACGTCCTCTCCCCAACCTGGCGCTCGGGTAAGGCCGACCCCACCAAGGAGAAGGGCAAGGACGATAAGAAGGCCAAGGGCCCCGAGCGCGGCATGTACGGCGCCATCGAGGTGTGGGACGGCTCCATCGACAAGTGA
- a CDS encoding ABC transporter ATP-binding protein/permease encodes MHRLWGYVRRYRRRYAVGCLCLLATASLAMAIPYLLKRAVDAVGAGAPASRVATFALTIVAIALAQAVVRTLSRSLIFNVGRDVEYDLRNDLFRHLERLPLAFYQRHQTGDLMSRLVNDVTAVRMLLGVGVLNLINTPIYYAYGVAIMLALDARLTLAALIPYPLLLIVVKFYSRRILEDTLRVQEGLAALSSDVQENLSGMHVVRAYAAEEIQARIFAAANERFKAASLKLARSRGQLFPLMRAASSVGTLVVLWYGSLQAIAGRLSLGDMVAFIGYLNLLAWPTLALGWILSVLQRGRAAMRRLEEILDAPATISDRPGATPLPVIHGAIAYRDVTFAYPTAGTGRTALRNVTLAVAPGRQLALIGRTGAGKSTLAMLLPRLFDAHNGTVLLDGRDVRTMPLAQLRRAIAYVPQDPFLFSATVRDNIRFGADHADDAAVRTAATVAGVATDIESFPRGYDTVVGERGITLSGGQKQRLTIARALLRDAPVLVLDDALSSVDTRTERTILTALESVVRQRTRIVVSHRISTVQNADVIAVIDEGQVVEIGNHATLMARGGLYADLARQQRLEEEIAAL; translated from the coding sequence ATGCATCGTTTGTGGGGCTACGTACGGCGATACCGCCGGAGATACGCCGTCGGCTGCCTGTGCCTGCTCGCCACGGCCTCCCTGGCCATGGCCATCCCTTACCTGCTCAAACGCGCGGTCGACGCCGTCGGCGCCGGTGCCCCCGCCAGCCGCGTTGCCACGTTCGCCCTGACGATCGTCGCCATCGCCCTCGCCCAGGCCGTCGTGCGCACCCTGTCACGCAGCCTGATCTTCAACGTCGGACGCGACGTCGAGTACGACCTGCGAAACGACCTCTTCCGCCACCTCGAACGACTTCCCCTCGCCTTTTACCAGCGTCACCAGACCGGCGACCTGATGTCCCGTCTGGTCAACGACGTCACTGCCGTGCGCATGCTCCTCGGCGTCGGCGTTCTCAACCTGATCAACACTCCCATCTACTACGCTTACGGCGTCGCCATCATGCTCGCCCTCGACGCCCGCCTCACCCTCGCCGCCCTCATTCCCTACCCGCTGCTTCTCATCGTTGTGAAATTCTACAGCCGCCGCATCCTCGAGGACACGTTGCGGGTACAGGAAGGCCTGGCTGCCCTCAGCAGCGACGTGCAGGAAAACCTCAGCGGCATGCACGTGGTTCGCGCCTACGCCGCCGAAGAGATTCAGGCCAGAATCTTTGCCGCCGCCAACGAGCGTTTCAAGGCGGCCAGCCTCAAACTCGCCCGCTCGCGCGGCCAGTTGTTTCCACTCATGCGCGCCGCTTCCAGCGTCGGCACTCTGGTCGTGCTCTGGTACGGCAGCCTCCAGGCGATCGCCGGCCGGCTGAGCCTCGGCGACATGGTCGCCTTCATCGGTTATCTCAACCTCCTCGCCTGGCCGACCCTCGCTCTCGGCTGGATCCTCTCCGTCCTGCAGCGCGGCCGCGCCGCCATGCGCCGACTCGAGGAGATCCTCGACGCCCCCGCCACTATTTCCGACCGACCCGGCGCCACGCCCCTCCCGGTCATCCACGGCGCCATCGCATACCGTGACGTAACCTTCGCATACCCCACCGCCGGCACCGGCCGCACCGCTCTGCGCAATGTCACCCTCGCCGTCGCCCCCGGCCGGCAGCTCGCCCTGATCGGCCGAACCGGAGCCGGCAAGAGCACCCTCGCCATGCTGCTACCGCGCCTGTTCGATGCGCATAACGGCACCGTACTCCTCGACGGCCGCGACGTCCGCACCATGCCACTCGCCCAGCTCCGCCGCGCGATCGCCTACGTGCCGCAGGACCCCTTCCTCTTCTCCGCAACCGTGCGCGACAACATCCGCTTCGGTGCCGACCACGCAGACGACGCCGCCGTGCGCACCGCCGCCACCGTCGCCGGTGTCGCCACCGACATCGAGAGCTTCCCCCGCGGCTACGATACCGTCGTCGGCGAACGCGGCATCACTCTCTCCGGCGGCCAGAAACAACGCCTCACCATCGCTCGCGCCCTGCTCCGCGACGCTCCCGTGCTCGTCCTCGACGATGCCCTGTCCAGCGTCGACACCCGTACCGAACGCACCATCCTTACCGCCCTCGAAAGCGTCGTTCGCCAACGCACCCGTATCGTCGTCTCCCACCGCATCTCCACCGTCCAGAACGCCGACGTCATCGCCGTGATTGACGAAGGGCAAGTCGTCGAAATCGGCAACCACGCCACTCTCATGGCCCGTGGCGGTCTGTACGCCGACCTCGCCCGCCAGCAGCGACTCGAGGAGGAGATCGCTGCCTTATGA